From the genome of Spirochaetota bacterium:
GGCGCACGATATCGGAGCCCAGGAGCTGCTTGCTGAACACGCCCGGGAGCCCAAGCTGCGCCGCCTTGAAGCCCTGAGCCATGGAGCCGTGGCTCCACTCGGAGAGTATGGTGACGCGGCCCTCCTTGAGCTGGCGCGAGTAGTTGCGGTCGGTGCCGCGCATCTCGGCGCCCACGTAGGAATTGTGCGAATACTTGCAGGTCCCGGTGTTGATCATGTAGGTGTGGTTCGTGTTGGGCGATCCGATAAACTGAAGGTCCTTCTTGCCCTGCCGCATCATCTCGAAATACGACTGGTGCGAGGTGCGCACGTAGGCGAAGCCGGCGTCGGTGCAGATATCGCCGTCCTTGACGTATTCCGCGACGGCCTCCTTGAGCGAGATCCGCTTGTCGCGCTGAGAATGGTCCTTCGTCAAGTGCGCCTTTCGCGCAGATTCGGAATCGACCAGGCGGTCCAGGATCGACGTGTCCTGGATGTTCAGGTTCTTGAGCGCTTCCTGGTTGTAGCTGAATTTTCCCATATCCGGCCCCCTTTGCAGTATGCTGCGGTACATGCCAGCTTGTATTACAAATTACATCCGTGTGTTAGCTTTTAAAAAAGCGATATACTGGACCAAATCTTTAATAATAATTGGCATAGTCAATAATAAATATATTTTTGTTGAATAAAAATTCACTCCCTGCGGGGGCAGGGGAAGGGCGCACGGAAGAGACCGCGCGCACCGGGCGCGGCATGCGGGGAGTTTCTTGATTAAATAATAGCGCGGCCCCGCGATTGTTCAAGGCCCGTGACTGGAAAAGCGTGGTTATTCTTTTTTGGGCGGGGGGCCGATGCGCCGGTCGGCGTTTTCGCAGCGCTCGCAGTAGAACGATGCGCATCCCGGCGGTCGGGACCGATAGGTGCGGCATCGGCCCGCCGCGTCCAGTTCGGGGCATGCCTGGACCGCCCTGCCGTCCTCGAGCGCCAGCGGAACGCGCATACCCGAAAGGGGAAACCGGGCGCAGCAGGTGTGTATCTTTTCCTCGATGGGGCAGGAATCGCAATGAGTCATATCAGCAAGCGGGAATGGACCCGCCTTCCCAGCGGTTGAAGCCTCCGTTTCGCACCACATGTTCCGTGACCGTGCCGGCCTCCCGGACCACGCGCTCGATTATCTCCCCCGCGGACTCCCTGCAGGTGATCTGGCCCACGACCTGGCCTACGGGGCAGGAGCCGTTCCGCACGTCGCCGCCTATGAGCCCCTCGGCGATCTTTCCTTTCCCGAAGAGGAGCAATTCCAGGCTTGGCGTGGCTTTCTCCATCTCTTGGAATGCGCGGGTGAAATCGTTCGCGAGGCAGCGCATGGGGAAGCCGGTGAAGTTTCCCGTAACCGTCGTGGAATCTATTCCGCATGCGACAAGGGAATCCTTGAGGTCGTCGTGCACCGGGCATTCGTGCGCGGCCAGAAAACGCGTTCCCATCATGACGCCCACGGCGCCCATCATGAGGCACGCGGCGAGCTGGGTCCCGTCGCCTATCCCCCCCGCGGCAATCACCGGCACGCGGTCCCCCACCGCCGCGCGCACCTGCGCGATAAGGGGCATCGTGCCTATGGAGCCTATGTGGCCGCCTCCCTCCTGTCCCTCCGCGACCAGGAGGTCGGCCCCGGCCGCGAGGGATGAGAGCGCGTGTCGCACCGTCGCGACAGTGGGGATGAGCGGGATGCCCGCGTCTTTCGCATAATGCACGACCGCGGCGGGGTTCCCGATCCCCGTGAAGAGCGCGCCGATCCCCATGGCGCACGCGCGCGCGGCCTTGGCGGGAGACTCGGGGTCCTTGAGGAACACGTTCACCCCGGGGGGGACGCTCGTCTCGCGGTAATACGCCGCAATCGCGGCGGCGAGCTCGTCCGGGGAAAGGTTACCGGACCCGATTACCCCGAGGCCCCCCGCACGGCTTACCGCCGCGGCAAGCGCATGGTCGCCGGCATAGGCCATGCCCGCGAGGATGATGGGGTAGCGTATTGAAAGGCGCTCGCAGAGCGATGTGTGCAGCATGGCGTCCATCCTCGTGAACCGGCGTCTTCGCGGGGCGCCCTTACGGCGCCCCGCGTGTGAGCATGAGCGCATTGATATCATTCCGGCGTGAAAAATCAAGGGAATTATCGGCGCCGCGTGACGGAGTGTGAATCATTTTCCGGGGAGATGGGCGTAAATGGGCATACCTCGCCTCTGATGTGGCGTGCGTGCGGGTGTGTGATGATTAACG
Proteins encoded in this window:
- a CDS encoding enoyl-[acyl-carrier-protein] reductase FabK encodes the protein MISMRSCSHAGRRKGAPRRRRFTRMDAMLHTSLCERLSIRYPIILAGMAYAGDHALAAAVSRAGGLGVIGSGNLSPDELAAAIAAYYRETSVPPGVNVFLKDPESPAKAARACAMGIGALFTGIGNPAAVVHYAKDAGIPLIPTVATVRHALSSLAAGADLLVAEGQEGGGHIGSIGTMPLIAQVRAAVGDRVPVIAAGGIGDGTQLAACLMMGAVGVMMGTRFLAAHECPVHDDLKDSLVACGIDSTTVTGNFTGFPMRCLANDFTRAFQEMEKATPSLELLLFGKGKIAEGLIGGDVRNGSCPVGQVVGQITCRESAGEIIERVVREAGTVTEHVVRNGGFNRWEGGSIPAC